One stretch of Eretmochelys imbricata isolate rEreImb1 chromosome 1, rEreImb1.hap1, whole genome shotgun sequence DNA includes these proteins:
- the LOC144278971 gene encoding olfactory receptor 51G2-like, which yields MSAVNDTKFSFAVFLLSGIRGQEDVHLWISIPFCLMYVISIVGNSLILFIIKTDPAFHEPMYIFLSMLAITDLGLSIATIPTILGIYLFNSREISLDACFTQLFFIHFFQCTESSVLLLMAFDRFIAIRDPLRYGSILTPPRIAKMGLLCVLRGLAVVVPLPLLLKQFQYCKTNVLSHSHCLHHDVMKMACSDITVNSIYGLSAKILTMGLDSLLIFLSYVMILQTVLRIASQAECIRALNTCISHLCAVLLFYTPEIGVSLLYRFGKGSSPLLQILLGYISLLIPPLMNPIVYSVKCKHLRVRIIRELFK from the coding sequence ATGTCAGCTGTCAATGACACCAAATTCAGCTTTGCAGTGTTCCTTCTCAGCGGGATACGTGGGCAGGAAGATGTCCATCTCtggatctctatccccttctgcttAATGTATGTTATTTCCATAGTAGGAAATTCActcattctgttcattataaaaacagatccagccttccatgagcccatgtacattttcctttccatgttggccaTCACAGACCTTGGCTTATCAATAGCCACCATACCAACGATTCTGGGCATATACTTGTTTAACTCTAGGGAGATCAGCCTCGATGCTTGTTTCacccagctgttcttcatccacttTTTTCAATGTACTGAATCCTCTGTGCTCTTGTTGATGGCCTTTGACCGCTTCATTGCAATTCGTGACCCGCTGAGATATGGCTCTATCTTAACCCCACCGAGAATAGCCAAGATGGGACTGTTGTGTGTGCTAAGAGGTTTGGCTGTAGTAGTCCCACTCCCCCTTCTCCTGAAACAGTTCCAATACTGTAAAACCAATGTCCTCTCCCATTCCCACTGCCTGCACCATGACGTCATGAAGATGGCTTGTTCAGATATCACGGTCAACAGCATCTACGGCTTGTCTGCTAAGATCTTAACTATGGGGTTGGACTCACTGCTCATTTTcctctcttatgtgatgatccTCCAAACAGTGCTGAGAATCGCTTCCCAAGCAGAGTGCATCAGGGCCTTGAACACCTGTATCTCCCACCTGTGTGCCGTCCTGCTCTTCTACACACCAGAGATCGGTGTGTCTCTGTTATACAGATTCGGAAAGGGCTCTTCTCCCTTACTTCAAATTCTCTTGGGCTACATCTCCCTGCTGATCCCGCCCCTGATGAACCCAATAGTTTACAGCGTGAAATGCAAACACCTTCGTGTGAGGATAATCAGGGAGCTCTTCAAGTGA